From Tachyglossus aculeatus isolate mTacAcu1 chromosome 12 unlocalized genomic scaffold, mTacAcu1.pri SUPER_6_unloc_1, whole genome shotgun sequence, the proteins below share one genomic window:
- the C12H15orf62 gene encoding LOW QUALITY PROTEIN: uncharacterized protein C15orf62 homolog, mitochondrial (The sequence of the model RefSeq protein was modified relative to this genomic sequence to represent the inferred CDS: inserted 2 bases in 1 codon), with protein MERCRWGSVRSAALWKRLSLGRAPGGSGPXLRGLPGLPRRQGRVLSRASLAGGAHQEYSEREVGRELRGRGPDGRRLPLWGDPPTGATLPPPPKPPRLYRDSCSCPNILHSTPTFDARLPAARSLAGPLHGYDDDDDDDDSEGPPDHPHPSPGDPDDPLLNFQLDLGSLSLLEEVLETLRERFPREHGG; from the exons ATGGAGCGGTGTCGTTGGGGCTCCGTGCGGTCGGCGGCCCTCTGGAAGCGGCTGAGCctgggccgggccccggggggcaGCGGGCC CCTCAGGGGGCTCCCGGGGCTCCCGCGCAGGCAGGGCCGCGTGCTGAGCAGGGCCAGCTTGGCGGGCGGCGCCCACCAGGAGTACAGCGAGCGCGAGGTCGGCCGAGAGCTGAGGGGCCGCGGGCCCGACGGCCGCCGCCTGCCCCTCTGGGGGGACCCCCCAACCGGGGCCaccctcccgccgccccccaaGCCGCCGCGCCTCTACCGCGACAGCTGCAGCTGCCCCAACATCCTCCACTCGACGCCGACCTTCGACGCCCGCCTGCCCGCCGCACGCTCCCTGGCCGGACCGCTCCACGgctacgacgacgacgacgacgacgacgactcaGAAGGACCCCCTGACCATCCCCACCCGTCCCCGGGTGACCCCGACGACCCCCTGCTCAACTTCCAGCTGGACCTGGGCAGCCTGTCGCTGCTGGAGGAAGTGCTGGAGACGCTGCGGGAGCGCTTCCCCCGCGAGCACGGCGGCTGA
- the GCHFR gene encoding GTP cyclohydrolase 1 feedback regulatory protein, whose product MPYLLISTQTRMEEGPTMVGDEQSDPQLMLCLGATKRNTLGNHFWEYFVNDPPRVVLDKLEGQGFRVVSMTGVGQTLVWCLHKE is encoded by the exons ATGCCCTACCTGCTCATCAGCACCCAGACCCgcatg GAGGAGGGTCCCACGATGGTGGGGGACGAGCAGTCGGACCCCCAGCTGATGCTGTGCCTGGGAGCCACCAAGAGGAACACGCTTGGGAACCATTT CTGGGAGTACTTTGTCAACGACCCGCCCCGTGTGGTCCTGGACAAGCTGGAGGGTCAGGGCTTCCGTGTGGTCAGCATGACGGGGGTGGGCCAGACCCTGGTGTGGTGCCTGCACAAGGAATAg